In Rutidosis leptorrhynchoides isolate AG116_Rl617_1_P2 chromosome 2, CSIRO_AGI_Rlap_v1, whole genome shotgun sequence, one genomic interval encodes:
- the LOC139887735 gene encoding uncharacterized protein, giving the protein MMSTTQINTNSSDDDPNSLNHPLYLHQNDHPGLILISKKLTGSDNFSSWRRSMMIALNAKNKLQIVTGQFAEPEITSRTRVLWERTNDMIISWILNTICDEISNSLSFVNTVKDLWKELQDHYCQLDGH; this is encoded by the coding sequence ATGATGTCAACCACTCAAATCAACACAAACTCATCAGATGATGATCCGAATTCATTAAATCATCCGCTATATCTACATCAAAACGATCATCCAGGATTAATTCTCATATCAAAGAAACTCACAGGATCGGACAATTTCAGTTCATGGAGACGATCGATGATGATAGCATTGAATGCGAAGAACAAATTGCAGATTGTCACTGGTCAATTTGCAGAACCTGAAATCACATCAAGAACAAGAGTACTATGGGAACGAACGAATGATATGATCATATCCTGGATATTGAACACAATTTGTGATGAAATTAGCAATTCCTTAAGTTTCGTTAACACTGTAAAGGATTTGTGGAAGGAGCTACAGGATCACTACTGTCAACTAGATGGACATTGA